A genome region from Variovorax paradoxus includes the following:
- the phnD gene encoding phosphate/phosphite/phosphonate ABC transporter substrate-binding protein, with translation MQAFLRRFAGFPGSFRVAAMVLFLGLPLWASAQGNPLDGPVRFGILPLGGAFESRSDWDPLLTELSRAIGRPVSVLSVNSYEALEQAIQRDEVDMAFLSGKMALDAVTQRRMKVVAQVVRHDGLPGYRALLLARKAPPLNTLKSLLAEPERWRLARGEKQSVSGFIVPQLQLFLPNHIAMETRFQGEIVGTHQVTALAVANSEADVATNNTADFERFKLRFPAEAERLQVLWQSELIPHAQIVVRREYSADLRKRVQAFLTGYGRAKGPRGDAERVVLKSLHDLAGFVAADNSSLQPAARLAYQLARQNAMTAQWVNDAAREARLQRIDSGYAEQVSVLKDVSP, from the coding sequence ATGCAGGCTTTCTTGCGCCGATTCGCCGGCTTTCCAGGCTCTTTCCGCGTGGCCGCGATGGTCCTGTTCCTGGGGCTGCCCCTGTGGGCGTCGGCCCAGGGCAACCCGCTGGACGGGCCCGTGCGCTTCGGCATCCTGCCGCTCGGCGGCGCCTTCGAGTCGCGCAGCGACTGGGACCCGCTCCTGACCGAGCTCAGCCGGGCCATCGGCCGGCCGGTGAGCGTGCTGTCGGTCAACTCGTACGAGGCGCTGGAGCAGGCCATTCAGCGCGACGAGGTCGACATGGCCTTCCTCTCCGGCAAGATGGCGCTCGACGCCGTCACCCAGCGCCGCATGAAGGTGGTTGCCCAGGTGGTGCGGCACGACGGCCTTCCGGGCTACCGCGCGCTGCTGCTGGCGCGCAAGGCGCCGCCGCTGAACACGCTGAAGAGCCTGCTGGCGGAGCCGGAGCGCTGGCGGCTGGCGCGCGGCGAGAAGCAGTCGGTGTCGGGGTTCATCGTGCCGCAGCTGCAGCTCTTCCTGCCGAACCACATCGCGATGGAGACGCGCTTCCAGGGCGAGATCGTGGGCACCCACCAGGTCACCGCGCTGGCCGTGGCCAACAGCGAGGCCGACGTGGCCACCAACAACACCGCCGACTTCGAGCGCTTCAAGCTGCGTTTTCCGGCCGAGGCGGAGCGGCTGCAGGTGCTGTGGCAGTCGGAGCTGATCCCGCACGCCCAGATCGTGGTGCGGCGCGAGTATTCGGCCGACCTTCGCAAGCGGGTGCAGGCCTTCCTCACTGGCTACGGGCGCGCCAAGGGTCCGCGCGGCGACGCCGAGCGCGTGGTGCTCAAGTCGCTGCACGACCTGGCCGGCTTCGTCGCCGCCGACAACAGTTCGCTGCAACCCGCCGCCAGGCTGGCCTACCAGCTGGCCAGGCAGAACGCCATGACCGCGCAGTGGGTCAACGATGCCGCGCGCGAAGCCCGCCTGCAGCGCATCGACAGCGGGTATGCCGAGCAGGTCAGCGTGCTGAAGGACGTCTCGCCTTGA
- a CDS encoding ATP-binding response regulator, with protein MPDALMNWNFRVLRSLARLTFAQQLILLALVPATLATLAAIAVLTRQHLGNLTELMRANAQTVALQVATVAQAPLARMDRRALQRTAQSGSYQPNVQQVQIWTEDGEIVANSETMDRARDEGLQVVVPIVSDDGRHNGKVMVEMSLAAVQNARRSVWLNVGLVLAISMFGVGLAGWWAARRISEPIRALGKAVDRLGAGEDASVAIEGTSEVRHLQHGFNQAARALAESHRLLQSRINEATAELARKNAQLEVASQAKTRLLAAASHDLRQPLHALTLFSDGLANGETDPVKLQRIGHIRECVDSLDRLFSELLNLSQLDAGVLQPQWIDFPLDRLFDEISRNFRPVAEQQGLRLVVRKTDVWVRCDYVMLSRILNNLVSNSLRHTIEGGVLIGARRRGKGVRIDVVDTGVGIARQHQERVFEEFYQVEPTGRQAARGTRGMGLGLATVQRLAELLNTRVELSSRVNKGTCVRVLVRSAPAALPAPSASHAVAAMEEEESLAGVRIMVIDDERTILEGLTVVLANWGAEVMPAQTRAEALALADGWQQPPDVVISDLLLQGGDNGLDVIGALERHPRGIGAGTARLLVTGETKPDRLREVASAGITVLYKPVSPRVLRQAIQAQRVAAALAVGA; from the coding sequence ATGCCCGACGCCCTCATGAACTGGAACTTCCGCGTCCTTCGCAGCCTGGCCCGCCTGACCTTTGCGCAACAGCTGATCCTGCTGGCGCTGGTGCCGGCCACGCTGGCCACGCTGGCGGCCATCGCGGTGCTGACGCGGCAACACCTGGGCAACCTGACCGAACTCATGCGGGCCAACGCGCAGACGGTGGCGCTGCAGGTGGCCACGGTGGCGCAGGCGCCGCTGGCGCGCATGGACCGCCGGGCGCTGCAGCGCACCGCGCAGTCGGGCAGCTACCAGCCGAACGTCCAGCAGGTGCAGATCTGGACCGAGGACGGCGAGATCGTGGCCAATTCCGAGACCATGGACCGCGCCCGCGACGAAGGCCTGCAGGTGGTGGTGCCGATCGTGAGCGACGACGGCCGCCACAACGGCAAGGTGATGGTCGAGATGAGCCTGGCGGCCGTGCAGAACGCGCGCCGCTCCGTGTGGCTCAACGTGGGGCTGGTGCTGGCGATCAGCATGTTCGGCGTCGGCCTGGCGGGCTGGTGGGCGGCACGGCGCATCAGCGAGCCGATCCGCGCGCTGGGCAAGGCGGTCGACCGCCTCGGCGCAGGCGAGGACGCCAGCGTGGCGATCGAGGGCACGTCGGAGGTGCGCCACCTGCAGCACGGCTTCAACCAGGCCGCGCGCGCACTGGCGGAAAGCCATCGCCTGCTGCAGAGCCGCATCAACGAGGCCACGGCCGAACTGGCGCGCAAGAACGCCCAGCTCGAAGTGGCCAGCCAGGCCAAGACCCGGCTGCTGGCCGCCGCCAGCCACGACCTGCGCCAGCCGCTGCATGCGCTCACGCTGTTCTCCGACGGGCTGGCCAACGGCGAGACCGATCCGGTGAAGCTGCAGCGCATCGGCCACATCCGCGAGTGCGTCGATTCGCTCGACCGCCTGTTCTCCGAACTGCTCAACCTGTCGCAGCTCGACGCCGGCGTGCTGCAGCCGCAGTGGATCGACTTTCCGCTGGACCGCCTGTTCGACGAGATCAGCCGCAACTTCCGCCCCGTGGCCGAGCAGCAGGGACTTCGGCTGGTGGTGCGCAAGACCGACGTCTGGGTGCGCTGCGACTACGTGATGCTCTCGCGCATCCTGAACAACCTGGTGTCGAACTCGCTGCGGCACACCATCGAAGGCGGCGTGCTGATCGGCGCGCGGCGGCGCGGCAAGGGCGTGCGCATCGACGTGGTCGACACCGGCGTGGGCATCGCCCGTCAGCACCAGGAGCGGGTGTTCGAGGAGTTCTACCAGGTCGAGCCCACCGGCCGCCAGGCGGCGCGCGGCACCCGCGGCATGGGCCTGGGCCTGGCCACGGTGCAGCGGCTGGCCGAGCTGCTGAACACGCGCGTCGAGCTCAGCTCGCGCGTCAACAAGGGCACCTGCGTGCGCGTGCTGGTGCGTTCCGCGCCGGCCGCGCTGCCGGCGCCCTCGGCATCGCACGCGGTGGCCGCGATGGAGGAGGAAGAAAGCCTGGCCGGCGTGCGCATCATGGTGATCGACGACGAGCGCACCATCCTCGAAGGCCTCACGGTGGTGCTCGCCAACTGGGGTGCCGAGGTGATGCCCGCGCAGACGCGCGCCGAGGCGCTGGCGCTGGCCGACGGCTGGCAGCAGCCGCCCGACGTGGTCATCAGCGACCTGCTGCTGCAGGGCGGCGACAACGGGCTGGACGTGATCGGCGCGCTCGAGCGCCATCCGCGCGGCATCGGCGCGGGCACCGCGCGGCTGCTGGTGACGGGCGAGACCAAGCCCGACCGGCTGCGCGAGGTGGCGAGCGCGGGCATCACGGTGCTCTACAAGCCGGTGTCGCCGCGGGTGCTGCGCCAGGCGATCCAGGCGCAGCGGGTGGCCGCGGCGCTGGCGGTAGGCGCCTAG
- a CDS encoding type VI secretion system Vgr family protein, with the protein MPRTLSVSSSAIPQRQGRPALEPVRLSGHEALNALFEYELLLKTPDASNLDASMAANFDLDAFVGREACCEIALDDGASGVRQINALITDAALWGEEGRHVQYKLTLRPWLHLATLRTDCRIFQDRTVVQILDALLADYAFPVDKRLVETYPARDYQTQFNESDFAFFSRLCQEWGISYHFEHSHGRHRLVLCDAMGAYGQADSAMYREVEYHAPGWKLDAEYIHSFVPASHLASGRYATRDYDYTRPRADLGASRKDPRPTGHADAQVYEWHAGTGGSHYAQPGAGNAATHDPRSEGNLLALLRMQALRTHGARAEASGNLRGMVPGRTFRLTRHPREKANAEYLVLDTRFLIEDIGENSQPREASGRKQQWRVEVDFTAHPVTEPLRPALTQRKPRCDGPQVARVVGPEGQNLWTDALGRIKVQFPWDRIGGSDAHSSCWLRVSSPWAGNQLGGIHLPRIGQKVVVSFIGGDADLPICTGRVHNQVNMPPWALPGQGALSGFRSRELTPGGGNGAAGRSNHLLMDDTEGRIQAQLKSDHQSSSLSLGFITRVEDNAGRKEPRGEGFELRTDGHGVLRAQDGLLISTEARTAAARHAKDMGETTHRLKAACEQHDALAEAATTAKLQDSGRDQALVATALKAQAGAIKGSDGNASQGHFPELEEPHLVLASAAGIAATTPGSLHLQAGDHVAISSEGHTSFSAARRLLISAKDGIRLFALKNGMKWIAGNGKVQVEAHKDRIDLAARKAVRITSTTAEICISAPVKVVVNGGGSFTEWSNAGILHGTTGAWVEHAASHVKAGPASSPLNPQTYDGCSPSDSKAVAGGAGLI; encoded by the coding sequence ATGCCGCGCACTCTCTCGGTCAGCTCCTCCGCGATCCCTCAGCGCCAGGGCCGTCCTGCCCTGGAGCCCGTGCGACTGTCGGGCCATGAGGCACTGAACGCCCTCTTCGAATACGAGCTGCTGCTCAAGACGCCCGATGCATCCAACCTCGATGCGTCGATGGCCGCGAACTTCGATCTCGATGCGTTCGTCGGCCGCGAGGCCTGCTGCGAGATCGCCCTGGACGACGGTGCCTCGGGCGTGCGCCAGATCAACGCGCTCATCACCGATGCGGCCCTCTGGGGCGAGGAAGGCCGCCACGTCCAGTACAAGCTCACGCTGCGGCCCTGGCTGCACCTGGCCACGCTGCGCACCGACTGCAGGATCTTCCAGGACCGGACGGTCGTGCAGATCCTCGACGCGCTGCTCGCGGACTACGCATTCCCGGTGGACAAGCGCCTGGTAGAGACCTACCCCGCACGCGACTACCAGACCCAGTTCAACGAGAGCGACTTCGCCTTCTTCAGCCGGCTGTGCCAGGAGTGGGGCATCAGCTACCACTTCGAGCATTCGCACGGCAGGCACCGCCTGGTGCTGTGCGATGCGATGGGGGCCTACGGGCAGGCAGACAGTGCCATGTACCGGGAGGTCGAGTACCACGCCCCGGGCTGGAAGCTCGATGCGGAATACATCCACAGCTTCGTGCCCGCAAGCCATCTCGCGAGCGGGCGGTATGCGACACGGGACTACGACTACACCCGGCCGCGGGCCGACCTGGGTGCGAGCCGGAAGGACCCACGCCCCACGGGCCATGCCGATGCGCAGGTCTACGAATGGCATGCTGGCACGGGTGGCAGCCACTACGCCCAGCCCGGCGCGGGCAATGCAGCCACCCACGACCCTCGCAGCGAAGGCAACCTGCTGGCCCTGCTGCGCATGCAGGCCCTTCGAACCCACGGTGCCAGGGCCGAGGCCAGCGGCAACCTCCGGGGCATGGTGCCCGGGCGCACCTTCAGGCTGACCAGACATCCTCGCGAGAAGGCCAACGCCGAATACCTCGTGCTGGACACCCGCTTCCTCATCGAAGACATCGGCGAGAACAGCCAACCCCGCGAAGCCTCCGGCAGAAAGCAGCAATGGCGGGTCGAGGTCGACTTCACAGCGCATCCGGTCACCGAGCCGCTTCGCCCCGCCCTGACGCAGCGCAAGCCCCGTTGCGACGGCCCGCAGGTCGCGCGGGTCGTCGGCCCCGAAGGACAGAACCTCTGGACCGACGCGCTCGGGCGCATCAAGGTGCAGTTTCCCTGGGACCGCATCGGCGGCAGCGATGCGCACAGCAGTTGCTGGCTGCGCGTGAGCTCACCCTGGGCTGGCAACCAGCTGGGCGGCATCCACCTGCCGCGCATCGGCCAGAAGGTCGTCGTCAGCTTCATCGGTGGCGATGCGGATTTGCCGATCTGCACGGGGCGCGTGCACAACCAGGTCAACATGCCGCCGTGGGCGCTGCCCGGCCAGGGCGCGCTGAGCGGCTTCCGAAGCCGGGAGCTGACGCCCGGTGGCGGCAACGGTGCGGCGGGCCGCTCCAACCACCTGCTGATGGACGACACCGAGGGCCGGATCCAGGCGCAGCTCAAGAGCGACCACCAGAGCTCAAGCCTGAGCCTGGGGTTCATCACGCGCGTGGAAGACAACGCCGGGCGCAAGGAGCCGCGCGGCGAGGGCTTCGAGCTGCGCACCGACGGCCATGGCGTGCTGCGGGCGCAGGACGGACTGCTCATCTCCACCGAAGCGCGCACCGCTGCTGCTCGGCACGCCAAGGACATGGGTGAGACGACCCACCGATTGAAAGCTGCATGCGAGCAGCACGACGCACTGGCCGAAGCGGCGACGACGGCGAAGCTGCAGGACAGCGGACGGGACCAAGCCCTTGTCGCCACCGCACTCAAGGCACAGGCCGGTGCCATCAAGGGCAGCGACGGCAACGCGTCCCAAGGCCATTTCCCCGAACTGGAAGAGCCGCACCTCGTGCTTGCCAGTGCGGCCGGCATCGCCGCCACCACCCCTGGCAGTCTGCATCTGCAAGCCGGAGACCACGTCGCGATCTCCAGCGAAGGCCACACGAGCTTCAGCGCTGCCAGGCGTTTGCTGATAAGCGCCAAGGATGGCATCCGCTTGTTCGCGCTCAAGAACGGCATGAAATGGATTGCCGGCAACGGCAAGGTACAGGTCGAGGCGCACAAGGACCGGATCGATCTGGCGGCAAGGAAGGCCGTGCGGATCACCAGCACCACCGCCGAAATCTGCATCAGCGCACCGGTGAAGGTGGTGGTCAATGGCGGGGGCAGCTTCACCGAGTGGAGCAACGCAGGCATCCTGCATGGCACGACAGGCGCGTGGGTCGAGCATGCGGCCAGCCATGTCAAGGCGGGGCCTGCCAGTTCGCCGTTGAATCCGCAGACTTACGACGGTTGCTCGCCTTCCGACAGCAAGGCCGTGGCCGGCGGCGCGGGACTGATCTGA
- the phnD gene encoding phosphate/phosphite/phosphonate ABC transporter substrate-binding protein, which yields MKRPACLAAWLPALALAAGLLAGHAPVQAQGMAAANEKTERTDRPDRADRAEKPEKPERAERAEKTPPAAIRLIRFGVLPLGGTVESRALWTPLMADMSRALGIAVSAYSVPSYEELDRAIGRNEIDMAFLSAKMALDAVMQRRMKVVAQIARHPSVPEHRAVLLARKAGPLNTLEGMLAQPEKWRLARGDSRSVTGFIVPQSQLFLPNNIEMETRFRSEFVGTHQATALAVANGDADVATNNTTDLERFRQQFPIEAERLQVIWESEPPPGAPMVVRRDYPPEFQAKLQKFLTDYGKGKGARGNAEREVLKTLRAAYGYVAADDSALLPEARLEHHLGKQRAMAASWVNEAAREQRLQRIEKIYAEQVEVLRADR from the coding sequence TTGAAGCGCCCGGCGTGCCTGGCCGCGTGGTTGCCGGCGTTGGCGCTGGCGGCGGGCCTGCTCGCCGGGCACGCGCCGGTGCAGGCGCAGGGCATGGCCGCGGCGAACGAGAAGACCGAGCGGACGGACAGGCCGGACAGGGCCGATCGCGCGGAAAAGCCGGAAAAGCCGGAAAGGGCGGAAAGGGCGGAAAAGACCCCGCCCGCCGCCATCAGGCTGATCCGCTTCGGCGTGCTGCCGCTGGGCGGCACCGTCGAATCGCGCGCGCTGTGGACGCCGCTCATGGCCGACATGAGCCGCGCGCTCGGCATCGCGGTCAGCGCGTACTCGGTGCCGTCGTACGAGGAGCTCGACCGCGCCATCGGCCGTAACGAGATCGACATGGCGTTCCTCTCGGCCAAGATGGCGCTCGACGCCGTCATGCAGCGGCGCATGAAGGTGGTGGCGCAGATCGCTCGGCACCCGAGCGTGCCCGAGCACCGCGCGGTGCTGCTGGCGCGCAAGGCCGGACCGCTGAACACGCTGGAGGGCATGCTCGCGCAGCCCGAGAAATGGCGGCTCGCGCGCGGCGACAGCCGTTCGGTCACCGGCTTCATCGTGCCGCAGAGCCAGCTCTTCCTGCCGAACAACATCGAGATGGAGACGCGCTTCCGCAGCGAGTTCGTCGGCACCCACCAGGCCACCGCGCTCGCCGTGGCCAACGGCGACGCCGACGTCGCCACCAACAACACCACCGACCTCGAGCGCTTTCGCCAGCAGTTCCCCATCGAAGCCGAGCGCCTGCAGGTGATCTGGGAGTCCGAACCGCCGCCCGGCGCGCCGATGGTGGTGCGGCGCGACTACCCGCCCGAGTTCCAGGCGAAGCTGCAGAAGTTCCTCACGGACTACGGCAAGGGCAAGGGCGCGCGCGGCAACGCCGAGCGCGAGGTGCTCAAGACTTTGCGCGCGGCCTACGGCTATGTCGCCGCCGACGACAGTGCCCTGCTGCCGGAAGCGCGGCTCGAGCACCATCTGGGCAAGCAGCGCGCAATGGCGGCGTCGTGGGTCAACGAGGCCGCGCGCGAGCAACGGCTGCAGCGCATCGAGAAGATCTACGCCGAACAGGTCGAGGTCTTGCGCGCGGACCGGTGA
- a CDS encoding DUF6708 domain-containing protein has translation MFGLNVKGSSTEKDRSANKLPGLVQRYRKKVAASGQSDHWGRLTGVHANTIEFQRMPFLEGGGFWVTYGFASGVLGTIFLQTLIVPGLLELKGYVSIVFWHAIAWALFGLFAYIELFSPADQPLYFDRKHRKVYKVVSKGQRRWGGLGPRKAILTAYEWRLIDAEHHVTVQVSSAAAQRNHHLVFLVRKSSTDPTIVDHFEFTNVEIVPALWEYIRRYMEEKAPPLTVGEFPPQSTMGVYQPWSDFGAVVPFLDQPARRWKEQPWKTLLKYIGMPVTVPLYILWLFFNRLTVWTAQKVEWPQHIVDAIGPLVTELDLRTDKHSGLRPGPPPEM, from the coding sequence ATGTTCGGGCTCAACGTCAAAGGCAGCAGTACGGAGAAAGACAGATCGGCGAATAAACTCCCCGGCCTTGTGCAGCGTTACAGGAAGAAGGTCGCTGCATCCGGACAGTCCGACCATTGGGGTCGGTTGACCGGCGTGCATGCAAACACCATCGAATTTCAACGCATGCCGTTCCTGGAGGGCGGCGGCTTCTGGGTGACATACGGATTCGCGTCGGGAGTGCTAGGAACAATTTTCTTGCAAACGCTTATTGTTCCCGGCCTTCTCGAACTGAAGGGGTATGTATCTATCGTCTTTTGGCACGCCATCGCATGGGCGCTCTTCGGGCTCTTTGCATACATCGAGCTTTTTTCCCCTGCCGACCAACCACTCTACTTCGACCGCAAGCACCGCAAGGTCTACAAGGTCGTCTCCAAAGGCCAGCGGCGCTGGGGCGGCCTCGGACCGCGCAAGGCCATCCTGACGGCTTATGAATGGCGGCTGATCGACGCCGAGCACCATGTCACCGTACAGGTGTCAAGCGCGGCGGCGCAGCGCAATCACCATCTGGTCTTCCTGGTGCGCAAAAGCAGCACCGACCCCACCATCGTCGACCACTTCGAGTTCACGAACGTCGAAATCGTCCCGGCGCTGTGGGAGTACATCCGCCGCTACATGGAGGAGAAGGCCCCGCCCTTGACGGTGGGTGAGTTCCCGCCGCAGTCGACGATGGGCGTGTACCAGCCATGGAGCGACTTTGGCGCCGTCGTGCCGTTCCTCGACCAGCCGGCACGGCGATGGAAGGAGCAGCCTTGGAAGACGCTCTTGAAGTACATCGGGATGCCGGTGACCGTGCCGCTCTACATCCTCTGGCTCTTCTTCAACCGCTTGACCGTATGGACTGCGCAGAAGGTGGAGTGGCCTCAACACATCGTCGATGCGATCGGCCCCTTGGTCACAGAACTGGATCTGCGCACCGACAAGCACAGCGGATTGCGTCCAGGACCGCCTCCGGAGATGTGA
- a CDS encoding T6SS effector BTH_I2691 family protein has translation MTCKKCQKSGLSILLVRPTAVATDPEIAPQGSAAIRTHAGTVSAFGLPPLEAKSKYALRLLRREGYVYVFFPGEKPEGQVGRWLAYRVHDKAALIRQGEFVFEDSSFACDKKVTHPHDMRTICIADPERIATVWVGFSMNWWSDAIKARVARNLKTSGMVELSLGGLPPAHGFAAEAPMLNAHVADYAVQHLKHGGFEEEATPFYPAGHVAAMQAARAMAEVMRKQSDGHQGQPMVVAVPDPVGLAADLNGIRLAVDRVHKQRLLAPEVAWPLASNQLLKGLKEAFEAAAATSTEAYAYGSTSAKKWDAVKDSTYVKEMGYIWESTGGEAEDGSANGRMLQPDNLRQQAGIHRSRIANFNRLWREQVSSQIDEPRRAAWEAAFRKDRHAEAEALASFERDWLAAMRRRDTLTYFEHHFDEDAPNRLTDPVSHGLIYAQESDRIHVPQPLSIQACINDYRDHTMTLPIVDPRAVALRAMVGNQKSVVEQVAAMLDGEWDRSNENNMRDKVVDIFKGMLTASWGRKHSWMVNIVVGLAAGHLAAMAAAVFQGVAALHRQKVLDLPGADELRMKKIVNLSVVEQTLLQAMRTAVDSGQAYLPVVLSEVWDLADVDAHMHSTEHRGFYSDADRRSLLKNRKVNGKVMVKRIWHIGAHDGLLHEVPSERAHAPGSSPRSKGGKELARFDEYARSVNLQQVSPRSRRHLQDHLAAGRANVEAEIQADRRLGYGVAIVQAAGLVWAVRDFWKSFDRPDRRERFDQGLNLFSGLMSFTASLVELRGAANRSMLSRTPNVVDAADRSTRAVVTAKLANIRIALAMAGLATGAIDAYLSYRKSEKAHAQGDNMAYEAHLASSAAFGMQSLFNIAVVADALSSGASSRFIGAGAQRVAQVLLQRGVERALVTAIVGMSGAALGGLVLTTVTTLGWGMLVLGVVFAVTGAASERNNLQRWVSRSYFGTDRKLSYNNMATETWEFDMINVNFEAMEANERKRNANRVNVPQSEMPPLFLDAPGTWG, from the coding sequence ATGACCTGCAAGAAATGCCAGAAGAGCGGCCTGTCGATCCTGCTCGTGCGGCCCACAGCCGTTGCTACCGACCCCGAGATTGCACCCCAAGGCAGTGCCGCAATCCGCACCCATGCAGGCACCGTCTCGGCATTCGGCTTGCCCCCTCTCGAGGCGAAATCGAAATATGCCTTGCGCCTGCTGCGCCGCGAGGGCTATGTCTACGTCTTTTTTCCCGGCGAAAAGCCGGAGGGCCAGGTCGGACGCTGGCTTGCTTACCGGGTGCACGACAAGGCAGCGCTGATCCGTCAGGGCGAATTTGTGTTCGAAGACAGCAGCTTCGCCTGCGACAAGAAGGTGACGCACCCGCACGACATGCGAACGATCTGTATCGCGGACCCCGAGCGCATTGCCACGGTGTGGGTCGGTTTCAGCATGAACTGGTGGAGTGACGCGATCAAGGCCCGCGTGGCCAGGAACCTGAAAACGTCGGGCATGGTTGAACTGAGCCTTGGTGGCTTGCCACCGGCGCACGGCTTTGCGGCGGAGGCGCCGATGCTCAATGCGCACGTGGCCGACTATGCGGTGCAGCACCTGAAGCACGGCGGCTTTGAAGAAGAGGCGACGCCGTTCTATCCAGCCGGCCACGTCGCGGCCATGCAGGCAGCCCGCGCCATGGCCGAGGTCATGCGCAAGCAGAGCGATGGCCACCAAGGCCAGCCGATGGTGGTGGCCGTTCCCGATCCGGTTGGCCTTGCGGCCGATCTCAACGGCATCCGGCTGGCGGTCGATCGGGTCCACAAGCAGAGGCTGCTGGCGCCTGAGGTGGCCTGGCCGCTTGCCAGCAACCAGTTGCTCAAGGGCCTCAAGGAGGCATTCGAGGCAGCGGCAGCCACGAGTACGGAAGCCTATGCATACGGCAGCACTTCGGCCAAGAAATGGGATGCGGTCAAGGACAGCACCTATGTCAAGGAGATGGGGTACATCTGGGAAAGCACCGGAGGCGAAGCGGAAGACGGTAGTGCCAATGGTCGCATGCTTCAACCCGACAACCTGAGGCAGCAGGCCGGAATCCACCGAAGCCGCATTGCCAACTTCAACCGCCTTTGGCGAGAGCAGGTGTCAAGTCAGATCGACGAACCGCGACGTGCAGCGTGGGAGGCCGCGTTTCGGAAGGACCGTCATGCCGAAGCCGAAGCGCTCGCTTCCTTCGAGCGTGACTGGCTGGCCGCGATGCGTCGCCGGGATACTCTGACTTACTTCGAACATCACTTCGACGAAGACGCGCCCAACAGGCTGACAGATCCCGTGAGTCATGGGTTGATCTATGCACAGGAAAGCGATCGCATCCATGTGCCGCAGCCGTTGAGCATTCAGGCCTGCATCAATGACTATCGAGATCACACGATGACGCTGCCCATCGTCGATCCGCGTGCTGTTGCCCTGAGAGCCATGGTGGGCAACCAAAAATCGGTCGTCGAGCAGGTGGCGGCCATGCTCGATGGCGAGTGGGACCGCAGCAACGAAAACAACATGCGCGACAAGGTGGTGGACATCTTCAAGGGCATGCTGACGGCGTCATGGGGCCGCAAGCACAGCTGGATGGTGAATATCGTGGTGGGGCTGGCCGCGGGCCATCTTGCCGCCATGGCAGCAGCGGTGTTCCAGGGTGTGGCCGCGCTTCACAGGCAGAAGGTCCTGGATCTCCCTGGCGCGGATGAATTGCGCATGAAGAAGATCGTCAACCTGAGTGTTGTGGAGCAAACCTTGCTCCAGGCCATGAGAACAGCCGTGGACAGCGGACAGGCTTACCTGCCCGTGGTGCTCAGCGAGGTCTGGGACCTTGCCGATGTCGATGCCCACATGCATTCGACGGAGCACCGGGGCTTCTATTCCGATGCGGATCGCCGGTCACTGCTGAAGAACCGGAAGGTGAACGGCAAGGTGATGGTGAAACGTATCTGGCATATCGGTGCGCATGATGGCTTGCTCCATGAAGTACCGAGCGAGCGGGCGCATGCGCCGGGAAGCTCTCCGCGCAGCAAGGGCGGAAAGGAGCTTGCCAGGTTCGACGAGTACGCCAGGTCCGTGAATCTCCAGCAGGTCTCACCACGGAGCCGACGCCATCTTCAAGACCACCTTGCAGCCGGACGAGCCAATGTCGAAGCCGAAATCCAGGCAGACCGCCGGCTCGGTTATGGGGTGGCAATCGTGCAGGCGGCAGGGCTGGTCTGGGCGGTGCGAGACTTCTGGAAGTCCTTCGACAGACCCGACCGGCGAGAGCGCTTTGACCAGGGGCTGAATCTTTTCAGCGGCCTGATGAGCTTCACTGCATCGCTGGTGGAACTGCGCGGTGCGGCAAACAGATCTATGCTCTCGCGCACGCCCAACGTGGTCGACGCGGCTGATCGATCAACCCGCGCCGTCGTCACGGCCAAGCTCGCCAACATCCGCATCGCGCTGGCGATGGCGGGACTGGCGACCGGGGCGATCGATGCATACCTGTCGTACCGCAAGTCAGAAAAGGCACATGCGCAAGGCGACAACATGGCTTACGAGGCGCATCTTGCTTCGTCTGCCGCTTTCGGGATGCAGAGTCTCTTCAACATTGCCGTTGTGGCCGATGCCTTGAGCAGCGGCGCATCCAGTCGTTTCATCGGAGCAGGTGCACAGCGAGTGGCTCAGGTCCTCCTGCAGCGTGGCGTCGAACGTGCCCTTGTCACTGCAATCGTCGGGATGAGCGGTGCGGCCCTTGGTGGTCTTGTGCTGACAACTGTCACAACCCTAGGCTGGGGCATGCTCGTTCTAGGAGTGGTATTCGCGGTGACCGGCGCAGCCTCCGAGCGAAACAACCTTCAGCGATGGGTGAGCCGAAGCTACTTCGGCACAGATCGAAAACTCTCCTACAACAACATGGCTACAGAAACGTGGGAGTTCGACATGATTAACGTGAATTTCGAAGCCATGGAGGCCAATGAGAGAAAGCGCAATGCGAACAGAGTAAATGTGCCCCAGAGCGAGATGCCGCCGTTATTCCTTGATGCCCCGGGCACGTGGGGATGA